The Tissierellales bacterium genome contains the following window.
AAGAAATGATGCAGGTAAATCAACTATTTTAGAAGCATTAGATTTTTTCTTTAATGAAGGAGGATCTAATGGAATTATTAAGGTCGATAAAGATGATTGTTCTATAAATTCTGGAAAGGAAGAAATTTTAATTGGAGCAACATTTACAAATGTTCCTGATAAAGTAATACTGGATACATCTGTTGAAACATCTTTAAAAGATGAGTTTTTATTGAATAAAGATGGGATGTTGCAAGTTAATAAAATTATAAAGAATGGAAGAGTAATAAGTACAAAATTAATTGCTAATTATCCTAAAGGTAAACCCAAAGTACATTCTTTGAAGATAAGTGAACTGAAAAAGTTATTAAAAGAAATGGATATTTCAGTTGAAGATGAAAGAATTTCTTCTTTATGTAGAAAGGCTATTTTAAGTTCATATTGTGAAGAAGAATTAGAGGAGATTGAAATTGAAACTAAAAATGAAGGTGGAAAAGCTATTTGGGAAGAATTAAAGAAGTATTTGCCTGCATATTCATTATTCCAATCAGATAGGAAGAATCAAGACAAAGATAGTGAGATACAAGATCCAATGAAGGAAGCTGTTAAAGAAGTACTTTCAAATAAGGAAATAATAGATACATTAGATAATATAAGCACAGAAGTCATAAATGCAGTTAAGGATGTTACTCAAAGAACATTAGAAAAATTAGCAGAGATGAATCCTGAAATAGCAAAAGAGCTAGAACCAGAGATACCTAAAAAAATAGAATGGGATAAGGTATTTAATTTTGGACTTCGTAGTGACAATGGTATTCCGTTGAATAAAAGAGGAAGTGGAGTAAGAAGAATGATTTTACTTAACTTTTTTAGAGCTCAGGCAGAAAAAAGAAGATCATCAGATTCATCTTCTAATATAATCTATGCATTTGAAGAGCCTGAGACAGCGCAACACCCAGATTATCAGAAAAAGCTTATAGATTCATTTATAGAACTGAGCAAAAGTAAAAATACACAAATTATTTTTACTACACATAGTCCTGAAATATGTAATATGCTACCTATAGAGTCATTAAGATTAATAGATAGAAGTTTAGGTGAAGAATTTAAAGTACCTACAGCGAATGTGTTAGATGATATTGCAAATACACTAGGTATATTACCAGCAATAGCAGCAGAGATAGATCAAAATGTAAGAAATGTAAAAGTAGCAGTGTGTGTAGAAGGTAAGCTGGATATTAACTTCTTAAGAAATATCAATGCTAATATACCTGAAATAAAAGATATCATTGATTTAAATAGTGAAAAAATTATAATGATTCCTATGGGAGGGAGTACTTTAAAAGATTGGGTAAATGAAAGGTATTTAGAAAAGTTAGAGCTTAATCAAGTACATATATATGATAGTGATATTGGATCTGAAAAGGAAAATAAATATAAAAATCAAGTTATTGAATTAAATAAGATAAGTTCATGTAAAGCATTTGAAACAAAGCTAAGAGAAATGGAAAATTACATCCATCCAACTATATTAGAAGATATAGGAATAAGATTTGAAAAAGAGCATTTAGATAATTGGGATAAGTTAGATATTGGTGAGTATTGTGCAAGATATAGTTATGAAAATAATCCTGATTCTACAAGACCATGGAGTGAAGTTACTGATAGTAAAAAGAGTGAGAAAATAGGAAGGTTTAAGAAAAAAATAAATATAGAATACTCTAAGAAGCTTACAAAGAATATGTTAGAGAATATAGAAGTTTTTGATGAAGTTAAAGAATGGT
Protein-coding sequences here:
- a CDS encoding ATP-binding protein, encoding MKLVSLQLENFRGYSEFTTIDLSDLTCLVGRNDAGKSTILEALDFFFNEGGSNGIIKVDKDDCSINSGKEEILIGATFTNVPDKVILDTSVETSLKDEFLLNKDGMLQVNKIIKNGRVISTKLIANYPKGKPKVHSLKISELKKLLKEMDISVEDERISSLCRKAILSSYCEEELEEIEIETKNEGGKAIWEELKKYLPAYSLFQSDRKNQDKDSEIQDPMKEAVKEVLSNKEIIDTLDNISTEVINAVKDVTQRTLEKLAEMNPEIAKELEPEIPKKIEWDKVFNFGLRSDNGIPLNKRGSGVRRMILLNFFRAQAEKRRSSDSSSNIIYAFEEPETAQHPDYQKKLIDSFIELSKSKNTQIIFTTHSPEICNMLPIESLRLIDRSLGEEFKVPTANVLDDIANTLGILPAIAAEIDQNVRNVKVAVCVEGKLDINFLRNINANIPEIKDIIDLNSEKIIMIPMGGSTLKDWVNERYLEKLELNQVHIYDSDIGSEKENKYKNQVIELNKISSCKAFETKLREMENYIHPTILEDIGIRFEKEHLDNWDKLDIGEYCARYSYENNPDSTRPWSEVTDSKKSEKIGRFKKKINIEYSKKLTKNMLENIEVFDEVKEWFNSIKEFAKE